ACTATATCATTTTGAGCAACATAACCATCAGTATTTACTTTTATAATTTGACCAATCGATAATGTGTCTCTTATCCCCAAGTCGTTTGCATTCAATAATGTTGAAATTTTCATATTAAATCTATTGGCAATTGAAAAAAAAGTATCTCCTTTCTTTATGGAATAATCAGTGAAGTCGTTCTCGTCATACTCAATTTCTGTTTCCAAGTTTTCATTTTCTTCAGAAGTAATTTCCTGAGCAACGGAATCGTCTACAGGTTTTTGAGCCTCGGAAATTGCTACCGAATCCATTTGTCCCATATCGTTAGCCTTAGTAGATAAAGTATCCTTAATGTTATATTGGGTGCTATCAATACTTATACTTTTAGGATCTTCTATTTTAAGACTATCCGCTGCCTGCTTCTCCATTTGAGAAGATTTTTCTACTTCAGTTTTTTCGACTAATGGGACTTTTGCTTGTTCAGCTTGACTTTCCACGATCGCTTTTGTTTCATTTAGATCATGAGCTTCGTTTTCTTGATTAGGTGGTTCTCTATATTCTACAGGGAGACTTGCTGGTCGGTTATGACGCAACCATAGTACCCTGCCAACTTTAGGTTGCTGTGGTGGTTCCATCCTGTTTTTTCGGTATAATTTTTTAAGCTTAAGTCCATATTTCTGACTTATTTCCCACATGTTTTCATTTTGCGCTACTGTGTGATAATAGAATTTTGCCCTGTTGCTTTTTCGTCTTAAATAATATATCTTACCTGTTTCTAATTCTTCTCTAATTTTAAGATCGTTCCATTTTCTAAATTTGAATTGATCAACCTCTGCAGTTTTTGCTAATTTTTCCACTGTATATCCTGCTGGAGCATAGATTCCGTCTAATCCATTTACCTCTACTTTATGTGGGATTGTTCTGTCAGCCCTGCTAGGATAATTACCTACTAAAGGGAAATTTTGTTGCTGCTGATCATCAATATTGCCAGGTAAGTCTTTAGATGTGGTTTGCCGCTGGCTCTGCAATTTTTCAATCTTCTCTAAATTGGTTAGAGGTACAATGACAGTGTAATTTTTGTCTTCTGGTATAGCTCCTCTCTTAATCCATTTATTATATTCTTCTATTTGCTCAAGCGACACATTTTCTTCTTTTGCAATCGTTTTTAGAGATGTTCCTTTTACATTTTCAATTTCCTTCAGATAAAAAGGAGGCTTTGAGGTTCCAATAGTATGTTCAAATGCTACCTTATGAGCAAGGAATTTTTTCAAATACCAATAAGTATCACTGGTTATTTTTAAGCTACTTTTGCCAAAATTACTTTCATCAATTACGTCAGCGGCACCACCTCGACCTCTTTGGTAAGCAATTAAAGAATAAGCCCAATTATCGAAATATTTATTATGATCTTTTAGATAGTTTGCTGCTGCACGGCTAGATGAAACTATATTCATCCTTTCATCTACATGACGATCAATTCTTAAATCGTTTTCAAGTCCAGATATTTCCTTAAATTGCCAAAAACCTACCGCATTGCTACTAGACACAGCATCGGATACCAAAGCGCTTTCTTGTATGACCAAATATTTGAAATCTTCAGGTAAGCCTTCCTCTCTGAAAATTCTTTCAATGATCGGCATATACATATCCACGCGCTCCAGTTTCTTTTGGAAATAAGTTTCACTTCTGGTGAGAGCGTCCACATCAGCTTGAATGTCCTTTATAGCTCCTGTGGTAAGTCGAAGTTCCATGTTTGCAAATTCCATTCTAGAAGGAACTTGCTGAGCACAAAGCTTTACAACTGTAAGTACAAATATTGCTGATGTGAAAAGAGAAAGTTTTATATTCATTTTTTTCTTAAAATCATTAATCCATCTCGGATGGGAAATAACACATTTTGAACTCTATCATCTTGATGCACAAATTCGTTGAAATTCAGCATACTTTCAGTATCCTTGTCTAGTTTTTTTCTGTTTTTTTCTAATACTTTTCCGCTCCACAATACATTGTCGACCAAAATATATCCGCCTTTTCTCACTTGTTCAATACAAAGTTGGTAGTAGTTTAAATAATTTGATTTATCTGCATCTATAAACACCATATCCCAAGTTTTATTGAGAGTTGGTATGATGTCCAATGCCTTTCCAATTTTCACTTCTATTTGGTCTGAGAAAAGTGACGCCTGAAAATAAGATTTTACCCGATCTGCTAATTCTTCGTTTACATCTAGGGTAATCAGTTTTCCATTTTCTTTTAATCCTTCTGCCATACAAAGAGCCGAGTAGCCCGTGTAAGTGCCGATTTCCAAGATGTTTTCAGGCTGAATCATATGAGATAGCATCGATAATACCCTGCCTTGCAAATGTCCGCTTAACATACGGGGTTTTAAAACTTCGGTATGTGTTTCCCTGTTGATTTTATGGAGTAACTCATTCTCAGGCTCGGTATGAGCTTCAATATATTTGTCTAAGTCAGGATCTAGGAATTCCATATTTATCTTCTTTTAGCTTTATAAGTTAAGATGCTCAATCGATCATCTTCGAATATCTCATGGGCGGTATTTTGTAAATCCTTAGCTGAAATTTGCTTTATTTGTTCAAAAAGCTCATCTAAAGATTCGATTTTATCTTTATCTAATAAACTCCTGCCCAACATCAACATATAGCTCATATTATTTTCTTCTGCCATTGCCAATTGTCCCATAAGTTGTTGTTTGGCAACATGCAATTGCAAACTGCCTAGAGGCTGATCTTTCAATTTTTTGAGTTCCTTTTTTACCAGTTTTATGCTTTTCGGAAGCTGACCAGGGTCTGTCCCGAAAAATATGCTGAAAAGAGCAGTATCAGTGAATGGATGATAGCCAGCATCAATAGCATACACAAATCCGTATTTTTCGCGTAGGGCCATATTTAAGCGACTATTCATTCCAGGCCCACCTAAAATATTGACCAACATAAAAAATGCAAGTCTTTTGGGATGATGAATAGGGTAGGCGGTGGTACCAATCGCACATTGAGATTGAGAAATTTCTTTATCGAAATTCAAGGTGTTAGGTTGATAAACTTCAAAAGGAATTCTTTCTCTTTTCCTTTTATGATGTGCAATGGGCTCTAAGTATTTCTTAACATAGCGTTCCAATTTTCTCTCAGGAATATCACCTACGATCGAAAAAACCGTTCGCTCTGTATCTAAATTTTCTTCTAAAAATTCTAAGAAATGATTTCGAGTAAAGCTTTTGAGGCTTTCTTCAGTTCCTAAAATATTGTTTCCAAGTGGGTGTCCTGAAAAAATGACTTCATCGAATTGATCTTGAATATCATCTTCAGGTGAATCTTTGTACATCGCCATTTCTTCTAAAATGACCTGCCGTTCTTTTTCAATTTGTCTTTCAGGGAAAATGGATTGGAAGGTGATATCCACCAATAAATCCATGGCTTTATCGAGATATTGCTCCAAAACAGATGCATGGAAAAATATTTTCTCTTTGGTAGTGTAGGCATTCAACTCACCTCCGACAGAGTCCAATCTGTTGAGAATGTGAAAGGTCTTACGTTTTTTGGTGCCTTTAAAAGCCATATGTTCCCAAAAATGGGCAATACCCACCTGATGTGGTTTTTCATCACGGCTTCCAATGTCCAAAGCGAATCCGCAATGGACTATTTTAGAGTTACTTACTGGTTGGTGGATCACCCGGATCCCGTTTTCTAATGTCTTTACTTTATATTGATTCATTCATTCCCCCGCTTCAATGCAAAACTACAAATTATCTTTCTTTTTAAAGAAGTAATGAGTACCACAAAAGAAATTTATTTAGTTTTGAGTTGTGACAAAATGAAGATTTAATTTTTTAATATGCATATAGCTTTCGAAGCCAAGCGTGCTTTCAATAATTTTACGGGATTAGGCAATTATAGTCGGTTTGTAATTTCTGCCTTGAAAGAACAGTATCCCAAGGAGCAGTATTCACTTTTCACACCTCAAGTGTCTACACGTGATGAAGCCGCCCATTTTTTGAAGGAAAATAAAGAAATTACTGTCTTACCTTCAGGCTTATGGAAAGCAGGCGCTCTCAAAAGTGCTTGGCGCTCTAAAAGAATCGGCAAATTGGCAGAGAAGGAAGATGTGGATGTATTTCATGGACTTAGCAATGAATTGCCCTCGGGCTTAAAAAATAGGACGAAGAAAATTGTCACTATTCACGATTTAATATTTTTGAGATATCCTGATTTTTATCCTTTCATAGATAGGAGGATTTATAAAAAGAAATTTAAGTCTGCATGTAAAAAGGCAGATGAAATTATTGCGATCAGCGAACAAACTAAAAAAGATATCATAGAATTTTTTGACATTGATTCGTCTAAGATCCATGTGGTTTATCAGGGTGTTCACCCCATCTATAAGCAGGAATTGAAAACCAGAAGGTTGTTGTACCTATTGGATCAATACAGCTTACATCAGCCTTATTTTTTGTATGTAGGTTCAATCGAAGACAGGAAAAATGCTAAGGATTTGGTACAAGCTTTTAAATTGGTTTTGGATCAAGTAAATCATGATTTACTGCTGTTGATTGTAGGAAAGAGAACGGATTATCAAAAAGAAGTGGAAAAGGAAATTAATGATTTGAGGCTTGATCAAAATGTTCGGATTTACAATAATATCCCATTCACTGAATTGCCTTATCTCTATAAAGGAGCGGTAGCTTCTGTGTATCCATCGAGTTTTGAAGGTTTTGGAATCCCTGTGTTAGAATCCCTTTCTGTCGGTACTTCTGTGGTGACGGGCAATCAATCCGCTATGAAAGAAGCAGGAGGGAAGCATGCACTTTATGCGAATCCAAAAAATCATGAAGAATTAGCTTCGCAAATGGTGAAACTAGCAGATGATAATGCGTTTAATGAGCAGTTGCTTGTTGGCGTAGAGGGACACTTAGTGCAGTTTTCGGCCGAAAAAATAGCTGGAGATTTGATGGGCATTTATAAAGCCCCCTAAGCCCCAATTGGGGAAAGACACGGAACTCACGTCATGAGTAGGTTGGTAACTGCAGTTCGGTCTGAAAGTAGGTGGTACTAATTAGATAAGAAATGTGAATAAAGCTGAGATAAACATTTTTATTAGGGAAATGAAATATAATAGACGGAAAAATTAACGACTGCTGTTAAAATACTATCATCTGAACTAGAGATAATTTGCAACCTAAGACCTATCACCGAAAACATTAACCCACTAGTAATTCCGTTTTCACTTATACCGCAAACTAATATCCGTCAACCAATTCATGCTGCTAATAAAATGATCGTATCCTTCTTCTTTGCTAGTTTGATTGATTTGCAACAGGTGGTCGGGTTGGCATAACAGCATTAAAAGCTTATAATCTTCATCTGATAATTTTTCATGAAATTGGTTAACCAAATTAGCAGCTTGTTTCAATAATGCTTTTTGCAATGGATTATTCGTGTAATCAGGTATTTTATGCTCCCATGAAGGAGAACTTAATGGCAAACTTACTGCATAAACAGAGTGCTCATCAGAACTGTCTAGCATGAACAACTCTTGAATTTGCTTATTATTTGACACGCCTTTGTCTATAAAATCAGAGTTGTAGGCACTTCCATAACCATTCACCAGGCTAATTTGAAAATTGTCTGGACCGTCACCATTAGAAAGTAATATATTGAAGGGCTGTGCGGTATTCGATTTATACACTTGACCAGAATGCTTCCCCGCCAAATGCCAGGGGTTTGCGGTGGCAATAATTCCTTGATAACCTAGCGCATTTACTATTTCAGCGACTTGATCATCGTACAAGCAAGCTGTATTAATGAAAATCCCAGGCTTCTTTTCAAAATATTCATTTAATCCATCCAGATATAATTCGACCTCTTTTTTGAATAAAAGTGGAGAACATAAGTAACTGAATGAATGATAGGCACATGAACCTACCAATTGTATTTTTCCAGTATCAACTTGTTTTTTGATCTCCAACATCAAATTTGTGTCATGCTGTTTGAGAAATTTCAAAAATGGTAAACTGAAAAACACTAATGGCATTTTTCTTTCATCCGCCATTTTTAATACAGTTTTCAATTTTGAATGAACCAAATCAGCGAAATCATTGACAAAATCTTGCTGACTTTTAAGTTCATTTATGGCTGAATGATTTTTTCCAATATCTAAAAATGATAATCTTTTTACCTCCAGCGGGTGATTGAAATGTATGATTTGGTAATTATCCATTTTTTATACTTGCTTTAGTGCTGATAAAATTTCAGATGAAACATCTTTCCAGTTTCTTTTCTTAACAGACGCTGCGTTTTCTTTGGCGACTTTTAAAGATTGCTTTTTGTCAGCCAGTAGTGCTCGAACAGCTGTTGCATATGCAGCTGCATCTTTTGTAGTCACTGTGTTTACATTACTTAAAACTTCAGCCACGCCACAATTTTTTGATAAAACTAGTGGCACTTCCAAACTCACAGCCTCCAAAGCAGATAGACCAAAGGGCTCTGATAATGACGGCATCACCATCGCTTGAGAAGCTTTCATGACAGCAAAAACATCCTCCTGCGGTAAAAAACCTGTGAAATGAATTTTATCCATTAGTCCTTTTTCAGTAGCAGACGAAATCATTTCTTCCATCAATTCACCTTGCCCAACGACAACAAATCGAAGTTTATTCTCCTTTTGTATTAGTGCTTCTGCAATATCTATAAAGGTCGTAGCACCCTTTTGTAAACTTAATCTTCCACAAAAAAGAACAATATCCTCTTTGAATGGGGCCTTATAAGCAGATGGTTTTAATTCATTAATTCCATGATGGATTACCTTGATCTTGGAAGCTGAAATACCGTATTCTTTTACCATTATGTTTTTATGGTACTTGCTCACGGCTATTACTAAATCAGCTTTCTGCATGCCTTCCCTTTCCAAGTCAAATAACCATGAATTGCTTTTTTTTCCACTACGATCGTAATCCAAGGCATGAATATGCAAAACAAAAGGTTTTTTACTCAACTCTTTTAATTGCTTGGATGCAGGAATGGCGGTCCAATCATGCGCATAAATAATATCAAAATCTAGATTCCTGCTTTTGGAAATGATTTTTTGGCTGAAATCCTCTAATGCTTCTTGTACAGAAATTTCAATATTATCATTGTATTGCTCTTCAATTTCAACACTTCCAGCGTAAAAATAGGGATTGAGTTCACTTTTAACAGACAGGTGAACTAAATCGGCATTCAATTGCTGTTGGTTAGTGAGCTTTTGTCTATTGACTGTTTCAATTCTACTTTGCTCAGTTTCTTGCTCCGCTAATTCATCTGCACTCTCGACCGAGAATAATTTCAGATGCACCTTTTCAGCTAAATGCTGAGCAATATGATAGCATGCGATTCCCAGTCCGCTGTTCTGTGGGCTTGGTTTTCCTGGTCCGATCATCAAAACTTCCATGGGCAATTTTTTATAAGGTTACTATTTTATGATTTCAATTGTAGTAAATTCTTTACTAACGATAAATGTTGAATTAGCGATGGTACTAATTGTATGACCATCTACTATTACTTTTTCAATATTTTCAAATCCATGTAGAATCACTTCAAATCCTTTATTTCCACTTTCAAATTCTTTGTCCAGATTATGATGAATGATTACACCATTATCAACGGGCTTTTGAATAAAAGTGTGCAAAGTACTGATACCCATTTCAAAATCTTTGGTCAGTCCATCATCTTCATATAATTCGCTTTCTGTTTCTTCTAAAGCTTTATAAACGTGAAGTTTGATGTTTTCGGGAATGAATTCATCCACATACTGCATTTTATCCTGCATAGGGAGAATTGCTCCCGCTTTTACAAACATTGGAATTTGATCCAAAGGAGTTTGGACAGTAATTTCCCTTTTTCCCGATAATATCTCATCAGTCCAGAAATTATACCATTTGCCCTCAGGCAAATACATCATTCTTTCAGTTACTTTAGGAGCGGAAACCGGGCAAATCAGTAAATACTGGCCTAACAGAAATTCTTCTTCTCTGTCCAAAGTCTCAGTATCGTTTTGATATACTAAAGATATCGACCGCAACATAGGTTTAGCATTTTCTGCATATTGCCAATAGGTCGTATAGAGGTATGGCATGATTTCATACCTCATTTCGATAAATCTTCTTACAATGTTCAAATATTTTTCTTCAAACTGCCAAGGCTCTTTGTCGCCATGGTCTCCTGATGAATGCGTTCGGAAAAATGGATGGAAAGTAGCCATTTGAATCCAACGAGTATACAGTTCTCCATCAGGGGCTCCGATGAATCCCCCTACGTCAGAGCCAGAGAAAGAAACACCCGAAGCACTTAATCTTTGGCACTGAATATTGGCAATTTTCAAATGCTCCCATGAGGCCATATTATCTCCTGTCCAAACAGAGCTGAATCTTTGAATTCCTGCATATGCTGAGCGGGTGATGGTAAAGCTTCTGTTATTTCCTGAAAATTGCTCTAAGCCTTCGTAGGTTGCTCTGGCCATTTGCATTCCGTAAACATTATGTCCTTTTCGATGGCTACACGGATGACCGTCATAATCATGTCTTACATCACGTGGAAATGTGCCTTCTTCAAATACTGCAGGCTCGTTCATATCATTCCAAACGCCAGCCACTCCATCTTGTACTAGTCCTCCGAATAATCCTGACCACCATTTCCTTGCTGCAGGATTTGTGAAGTCAGGGAAATGGCAAGGACCAGGCCAAACACTGCCTTTAAATCTGGCACCATCCATTCTTTGGCAGAAATAATTATGGTGAACACCTTGTTGAAAAACTGTATAGAGCGGATCAATTTTAATTCCGGGGTCAACAATTACGATGGTCTTAAATCCATCTTCCTTCAAATCGGCAATCATCTGCTTTGGATTTGGGAACCTTTCATTATTCCAGGTAAAGATTCTATAGCCATCCATGTAATCAATATCTAAATGGATCACATCGCATGGAATTTTCTTGTCGCGGAAGTTATTAGCCAATTCACGAACTGTTTGCTCAGGATAATAGCTCCATTTACTCTGATGGTAACCTAATGCCCATTTTGGTGGGAGAGGGGATCTTCCTGTCAGCTCGGTGTAATCTTGCACTACATTTTCTAACTTAGGACCATAGATGAAGTAATATCGCATTTCCCCTCCTTGTGCCCAAAAACTTAAGGCCTCTTTTCTCTCATGCCCAAAATCAAAGAATGTCCGAAAAGAATTGTCTAAGAAGATACCATAGCCTTCTCCATCATTCAAACCCATAAAGAACGGAATGTTTTTATAAACAGGGTCTGTTTCATTGCCATATCCATAGCAATCGGTGCCCCATAATTCTCTACGAGTTCCATTTAAATTTAGACTGCCTGTTTTATCGCCTAAGCCGTAATATTTATTATTTTTCGAAGATTTTAAGGTAGAAATAACCACATGTCCACCAAATCTTTTTTCATCTTTCCAATGATAGCCTTTTTCATCTTCAACTAACATTTTTCCATCCTTATCAAGGATTTTGATTGTTGCATCTGATTTTTTAATGATGCACTTGAGCAAATCAGTACTGACAATTAATGCATCTTGAGATGTCTCGAAATGATAATTCGTATTTTCAAATTCGAATTCTGGATCAATTGCGTAAGAAAAGTCATTTTCAAAATATCCATCATTGGCGTAACGGAATTTTAGGATTTTCTCACTAATAATACTGAGTTCCAAGGAAGAGTGTTGGGCATAAATTTTTATTTTGCCTTTTTTCTGTTTCCAGCTGATGATTCCACCAGGATAAAATTCCTCTTCCTTGTGCTCTTTAAATTTTTCTATATAATTGCCTTCAAAATCCTTCGCAGACTCCTCAGCTTTATCTTTATTTTCTTCCATATTAAAGTATTACTATTTAGCGATTTATCGCCAATTCCAATACAAATTAACTACTTATTGTAGTTAATACACTAAGTATTTGCTTATTTTTTTTAAATTAAGGTTCTAAGACTAAAAGCTATTTTAATTTAACAAAACTGGATTGATTTTCACTCCATTTGGTCTTATTTACAGATTATTCTTATAAATTAAGTATTCTATTCCAGATATTGAGAAACGAACAAGTATGAAGGAAACTAATTCGATTGATAATGAAGCACATATTTTAACCGAAGTGGCTTGGGAGGTCTGCAATCAAGTAGGCGGAATTTACACGGTTATACGATCCAAGGTACCTACTATGGTGAAAAACTGGGGAAAAAACTATGTTCTTCTAGGTCCTTATGCGCCCAAAGAAGCAGCCACCGATTTTGAAGAGGCACAGTTTGGTCACGATGTAATTGATGAAACTTTAAGAATATGTAGAGAGAAAGGTTTAAATATAAAGAGTGGATATTGGTTAGTATCGGGTAGACCTCAAACCTTACTGTTTGACCATAAGTCTTCCTTTCACGAATTAGGTGATATTAAATACTATTATTGGCAAAATCATGGAATAGATTTTAAAAATCATGATCCACTGATGGATGAGGTATTGGCTTTTGGATACATGGTGCATATTTTTCTTTCTGAGTTGACTCGAGTGGCCATTGATAAAAAATTGAAGCCAATAGCCCATTTCCATGAATGGATGGCTGGTTCTGCAATTCCAAACTTGCGTAGAGATCAAGTTCCTCTGCAAACAATATTTACAACTCATGCCACACTTTTAGGTAGATATTTGGCTATGAACGACCCCCAATTTTATGATCACCTTCCATTTATGGATTGGCATAAAGAAGCAGTTCATTTTAATGTAGAGGCAAATGTTAAATTAGAGCGAGCTTGTGTTCATGGTGCACATGTTTTTACAACCGTCAGTGAAGTGACAGGAAAAGAATGTTTTCATTTGCTGGGTAGGAGCCCAGATAAAATATTACCTAATGGCTTAAATATAGAAAGGTTCTCAGTATTACATGAAGTACAGAATTTGCATCATAAATATAAGCTTCTACTTGAGCAGTTTATTATGGGGCATTTTTTTAAAAGTTATTCATTTAACTTAAGTAAAACACTTTACTTTTTTACCTCTGGGAGATTTGAATATTCCAATAAAGGTTACGATTTAACCCTAGAAGCATTGGCTCGCTTAAACCATAGATTGAAGGAAGCTAACTCCCCATTAACTGTGGTCATGTTTTTTATTACACGTCAACCTGTTCAGTCCATCAATCCTGATGTTTTGAATGCAAGGGCGATGTTGGATAAAATTAATACCAATTCAAATGCAATAGTAGAACAGATTAAGAATCGATTATATCGTCAGGCCGCCTCAAGTAAAGGAGATCATAAGCTCCCTAATCTAAATGATATGGTCGATGACTATTGGAAATTGCGGCACAGAAGAACCATACAGGCATGGAAGTCAGGTGGTTTGCCGCCCGTGGTAACGCATAATTTAGTGAACGATGATAAAGACGATATTTTAAATTTCTTGAGAACCGCCAACCTTGTCAACCACGAATCCGATAAAGTTAAAGTAGTGTATCATCCTGATTTTATATCGTCCACGAATCCGTTATTTGGAATGGAGTATGATGATTTTGTAAGGGCTTGCCATCTTGGAGTTTTTCCAAGCTATTATGAACCTTGGGGATATACGCCTTTAGAATCTTTGGCAAGAGGTGTAGCTTCAGTGACTTCAGATTTGTCAGGATTCGGAGACTACATGAAGAATGTGAGTATCGGAGATAGAAAGCATGGAATGTTCATAGTAAAAAGAGCCAATAAAAGCTTTGATGAGGCAGCTGAGGAATTGACGAATGTGATGTGGGATTTTACCCAAATCACTAGTAGAGAAAGAATTGATATGCGGAATATGTCAGAAGATTTATCAGAAGTTTTTGATTGGAAGAATTTGTATAGCGCTTATGAAAGTAGCTACAAAATGGCTTTAGAGACATATTTTTAAACCTAACAACCTAAAATTATGGATAGTAAATTACAAGAAGATATTCAAAAAGCAGGAAAGTCAATTGATCTGGTAGAGGAACAGTTAAATAGATTTAAAAAAGGATTTCCTTACTTGCCCATTGACAGACCCGCAACTATTGGAGATGGATTGATTCAATTATCTGAAAAAAGTATAGATGAATTTATTTCCTTTTATGAGAAGCAGTCAAATGATTATAACTTGATAAAATTTGTACCTGCAAGTGGAGCTGCTAGTCGGATGTTTAAGAATTTGTATGCTTTTCTGGAGGAAGACGAATCTAAAGCAGAGCATGATCAATTTTTGAAAAAATTCTTTGACAATATTCATAATTTCGCGTTTTCTCAAGCATTAGATAAGGAAATGCAAGAGAATGGAAGTGGGATCGATCAAGCTCTAAAGAATGGAGAGTATCATAAGATCGTACAAACTCTGCTTTTCGAAGATGGATTAAATTACGGGAATTTGCCCAAAGGACTCTTGGAATTTCATGATTATAAATCAGGAATTAAAACACCGGTAGCCGAGCATTTTACAGAAGGTGAAAATTATGCAAGAGGGACTGAAGGAAAAGTTAGATTGCATTTTACTTGTTCACCTGAGCATCAAAAACTATTCGAAGAGCATGCGGACCATATAAGGAAGGGTTTCAGTGAATTTGATATTACCTTTTCTCAACAAAAGCCTGAAACTGATACCATTGCAGTCAACCCTGATAATACTCCTTTCTACAATGAAGATGGAAGTATTCTATTTCGGCCTGCTGGTCATGGCGC
This is a stretch of genomic DNA from Marivirga harenae. It encodes these proteins:
- a CDS encoding glycosyltransferase, whose protein sequence is MKETNSIDNEAHILTEVAWEVCNQVGGIYTVIRSKVPTMVKNWGKNYVLLGPYAPKEAATDFEEAQFGHDVIDETLRICREKGLNIKSGYWLVSGRPQTLLFDHKSSFHELGDIKYYYWQNHGIDFKNHDPLMDEVLAFGYMVHIFLSELTRVAIDKKLKPIAHFHEWMAGSAIPNLRRDQVPLQTIFTTHATLLGRYLAMNDPQFYDHLPFMDWHKEAVHFNVEANVKLERACVHGAHVFTTVSEVTGKECFHLLGRSPDKILPNGLNIERFSVLHEVQNLHHKYKLLLEQFIMGHFFKSYSFNLSKTLYFFTSGRFEYSNKGYDLTLEALARLNHRLKEANSPLTVVMFFITRQPVQSINPDVLNARAMLDKINTNSNAIVEQIKNRLYRQAASSKGDHKLPNLNDMVDDYWKLRHRRTIQAWKSGGLPPVVTHNLVNDDKDDILNFLRTANLVNHESDKVKVVYHPDFISSTNPLFGMEYDDFVRACHLGVFPSYYEPWGYTPLESLARGVASVTSDLSGFGDYMKNVSIGDRKHGMFIVKRANKSFDEAAEELTNVMWDFTQITSRERIDMRNMSEDLSEVFDWKNLYSAYESSYKMALETYF
- a CDS encoding DUF4301 family protein, which produces MDSKLQEDIQKAGKSIDLVEEQLNRFKKGFPYLPIDRPATIGDGLIQLSEKSIDEFISFYEKQSNDYNLIKFVPASGAASRMFKNLYAFLEEDESKAEHDQFLKKFFDNIHNFAFSQALDKEMQENGSGIDQALKNGEYHKIVQTLLFEDGLNYGNLPKGLLEFHDYKSGIKTPVAEHFTEGENYARGTEGKVRLHFTCSPEHQKLFEEHADHIRKGFSEFDITFSQQKPETDTIAVNPDNTPFYNEDGSILFRPAGHGALIENLNDLDSDIVFIKNIDNVVPDHLKLNTIHYKKALAGLLMSVQSRLFGYQNQLERNISELELLEIENFARKDLFLVFKNDYAQLDFSEKVGYLQYLLHRPIRVCGMVKNTGEPGGGPFWVKEEDGSLNLQIAETSQIDPDDKRAQEALQNSTHFNPVDLVCGIKDLHGRKFDLIKYRNPETGFITAKSKDGKELKALELPGLWNGAMSDWITLFVEVPLSTFNPVKTVNDLLREEHQAG